In Cataglyphis hispanica isolate Lineage 1 chromosome 19, ULB_Chis1_1.0, whole genome shotgun sequence, the genomic window AGATCTGATAATGCCGAAAACTTCAACAGTCAACAGAGTGTGAACCTTTCCCGTATTTGGATCCGGTCGCAGCAATTCCAATGATTTGCCGCGGGAAACAAGGATCTCCTGCATCTTGCTGCCGGAGAAATTGCCATGTACCGCATGCGTGATGCCGGTGGCGCGTTGTAAAGTCAAATTGTACAGATACATTTTGACCggcgcttttttttcttcgttaatCGATCGGCGGAATTAAAGGAGGCTTACGCTCTCGATAAGAGTCGCCGAGCGTCCATACTGCAACAATACATACGCACTTTCGTACATGTATAAGAATTCGACATGATGTCGTCCGCCTAATCGTCTATATTCTCTGATCGAAACAAATTgttaaatcgaaaaataatgatagtaaACGAAGCGGAAGAACGTTAGGAATGTTCTTTTACCTCGATCGAGTATTCAACGTGACAACGCTCGACGATGCCTCCAGATTTTCTCGTCGTGACCAGACGCAGCCGAGTGAACCTGCCGCCACGACCGTTACAAGAAGACAGATCTTAGTTTACGCTTTCCGCCGGAAACGAAGCGCATTTCTTTTCGCGGCAAACGTCATATCCGGTGCGTACAAAATTTTACTCTTCTATTGGCAGTATCGTCGGTGTCATATTTGCACTAACCTAAAGGCTCATCCACATGAAGATACAGAATCATATCCATATATTACTCTAAAATTccctaaaagaaaataacagacAATGCATGTGTGAAGACATAAAGaatatcacatataataaagaatatattgtatatatatcatatttttataatttttttaaacgtaccaaaaataattttttgttgaagaaaagaagagaaagaaaaatatatatttattttatttccaatctagtgttaaaaaatagatatctataattaattcagttttttgtttttaacatCTATTAAAATCACAggtactatatatatgtatatatatgtatatgatgtgtgtgtgtattacaAGTTTTGtacaaacataattaaaatcgatataattctTATGAGAGATTAACTTTCGTGCAacgctttaaaaaatatcgtaattgTTAACTTCATTCACACATAGAAATCTATAGCGTCGCAATATGAGCAGAACTAAATTTCAAACTTCTTCATAGTTTTGATCGTGTTGCATCTTGTTCAAAAGTCCTTTTGGTTTCCGTCATCTCTCTATGCAAATCTTTTCTGAGTGGCTGTACATTAAGGATCTTGTTTTTATAGACCTCTGGTATTAAACATTCGAGAACAAAATGCGTAATAGCACCGGTGAATCCCCAGACACGGTATTTACCGCCCAAATAATTCGGCAAGGTGAGATTGACCTtacgaaaatatgtaaaactacATAGCTCGGGATCGGATAACTTTTGCAAACTGATCACGAATGCTTCATCCACTTCGTCATGATTGATCTCCAATTGCTCCGGCACCACCTCGCCAACGTAAGCCAGTATAGGCATTACATTGACATTTGTTTTGCCGATAAGATTCCCTGTAGTCCATACATCTATCTTCTCCTTGGGAATCTTCAGCTCCTCCCATGTCTCTCGCAGAGCAGTTTCCTGCAAGTCAGCATCGCTCTTGTCACGCATACCACCTGGGAAGGATgcctgtaaaatattttcttgagaaattcaaattttgtaaagtgATTatgttatgatataaatatatattttcttttaattataagaaagatatatttattagtaaataGTTAGTAAGTAGTAATTAGTAATTAGTaagtacataaatttaaaaaatatatatgttttttcacaatttttgttacttgtaaaaatattgaaaataaattatatatgtactgaCCTGTCCTCCACCAGATCTGAGCTTTATGGATCGTAATGTATATAAGAGACCAAGTTCTCCTTTGTAAGAGCATAATGGGATCAAAATGGCAGCTTCTGGAACATCCTTGTTACGCATCTTTGGAAACTGCATCGATCTGAATCTTTCGATACAAGTTTTACGATTGCTCTCTGACAACACCACCTCGGCCTTTAAAGCAGAGTTGATCATGTCGCCATGATGCTTGGACACTGTGGActtgatacaaaatatttataattaatcctacattaatatatatatatatatatatatatatatatatatatatatatatatatgcataatatcttatattatattatatgaattttaatattagtcTCTTCAATAAATTGGAAAGTTCTTTGtgcattgataaaaaaaaaaaaattttatggaaatttatttggaattaggatatttatttggaaaaatgaaaaaaaattgtaatttcaaatctatcattgaaattaaaattacaattataagacaatttgtatatttgaataagacacatattaaaaagaaaaagaaaattaaatattattttatatctaatttctataatataatatacaattttaaatataatgtcttGTCAAAAAgtgttttatttcaatattctgAACACTTTCtgaatgttaaaatttctttattctattattcgcgataaaacattttttttattgcagtaGTGAAAAGGCTAGTGAAATAAACATTGTGTGTTATAGCATATGTTGTAGaattcaaatgttaaataaaaatttcatattaaattttttattaactatatatatatatatatatatatatatatatatatatatatatatatatatgtaataatgcaAAGAGAATTACATATAGAAATTCATTGAATaactttttgtttcttgcGCCATTAGTAAAGATCGTAGTTGTACTTTTGACCTacttatgataaattatttagattggTTAGGTGGCAATGCATCTGATGCAACGCGTGTTATGTGGAATAAAAACTTTGgctttcaaaattcttttgtaaaatagcGGATGGACGATTGTCAAATACTCACGTATGCACGTAGCAAAGGACGCGTCGACGCCACGGATAGCTTCATTAATCAGCGAAATATTGTCACATAAATCACCAAGACCAGATTCGACCAGATTCGATGAAGACACCTTGATAAGAATCTTTTACATTTGACAGACGATACAAGAACAAGACGATGACGGTTGCGTTATAATTCGGGACACTTACTCACAGATGTCTCACGAcccagagaatttttttttataacataatatctataatatttctcttattatatatttagtatttatagaatatttttttattaactgttactatttttataagatacattttatttatttaatgtctgATCAGGATATACAACGATTGAAGTGTAAATATGAAGTTTtcactaaataaaatttgaatttttccgCTAAGCAATGTTTGAATTTCCGTTAACAAGTAAGGTGCGCATCTTCACTTAAATAACGTTTGAATCCCCGCTATGCAAGGTTTGAGTCTCTACTAATTGTAAACAACATTCGAGTCCTCGCTAAAGTAAGTGATTTTGAATCTCTActctaaatttttgtatttctcgtcgaataaaattaatttttactagtTAAATGTTCAttagaaaattgttttgtatatttatatgtatatatagttaattaaatcatatacatattatttcattttgctatttacttttcttttctttgattGATATATGTAGCCTGCAGGATTATAAtagatttcaaaattacatttacacgAATTCTTTGCACAttgtatatgcaaaaaattcatgtaaatgtaatattgaaatctaATTGAATTGaagtttaaattaactttttccaTGCAAGCATGTGAACTAtgtaaaaaactattatattattattatacaacaaTCCTGAATTTGTAATACTAAcctaatgtatatatatttttattctatcaatctaatttgtcatattttgcaattaatcaaATTGGTGGTAAGTAGGgatagtctctctctctctctttcttatttgaataaagtttatttaaaatttgtcatatttttcctagcatttttattttttaatattattattacatgcatACAATCTTCAAACACATGCaattcacatatatacatttacacaTTCATAcgcaatcaaattatattttaaatatcggcCTTATCACATATgcggtaaaaataaaagagcaaGTAAGCGTAATCATCGCAGTCACTGCTGTTTAACTTGGCAGTAACAATATGAAAATCATCTTTTCTTCCTTTAACCGCATCACACTTTTAGACTTTCTACATGTAAGATGAAACAAACTTAAGAGAAGTAtgttaaagagagaaatgtttgAGTGCAAAAAAAGTATAGATGTGcagttaaagaaagaaaaataaaaaagtgcagttttaattcaatgttatgatacagaatatatatttttagggGCTttggagaaataaaaaatatgataaaaaagtgAAACGGAAAAGGCAATGATGAACGGAATTGTGCTAGAAAGAGGCAAAAAACGTGCgaaaaaatgcagaaaaaaggaaaattgatCTGTCAGCCATTATCAGGTAAGCATATTCGAAATTTGTGCGGattttgataaagataattatatcgtgatatatttaatggaaCACAtaggtattaaaatattgcaaccTTTGATGCTAGGATGAGAGATTTCAGATatcctataatttaaaaagttcatTTCGAAAAAAAGTCGCCTTCTACAtccatttttaaagaaaacttcttttcaaattaatctGTCGGATTCCCCATCGATCTTTCGCGAGTAACGGGAAACAAGAGAAATGATCAAACATTAGAATTGGCTTCCCGCCACGTGACCTGACCACCGAGATTCTGCAGCCTCAGACTGTTGATCGGGCTGTCATCGCCCTCGTAGCCGGCATTCACATGTCCGGCTACCGATCCATGCCCCTCGAACACATCTTTGACAGATATCTGACTGCTACGGGACGGCCGGCCCTGGATTCCCAAAGGATTGCCAGCCACGCCGTAGATGTTATTCGCACCCAGGGTCTGCATCTGCGATTTCCGGCGTTGTGCCATTATGCTATTGCGCCTGCCCTCGAACGCCTTGAACGCCTCGGTGGTGCGTCGCGTCGACATGTTCCTCGGCAAACctggcaaatttttatttaattttgaatgttatttcgtttattttgCTTCGAATATAGTTTCTTTCTTTGGGGAGATGATACAAACCTGCGCCTTCGCTCATGCTAAAGAATCGCTGCCTGAAGGCTACGTCAAGCGTGTTGATCGCCTGCGTCTTCCTTCGACTTTTCTCCAGATTTCTAATCGTTTTTCGTCTACCGGGCCCACTGCCACTGCCCTCTTCGTAATCGCCCTCCATTCCGTCCAGTCTCTGTAAATCTCTCACTATTTCGACCGCGTGTTTTGACAGCAAGGCTTCTTCGGAAAGATCCTTTGTCTGCGAAAAAGATAACTTTTGTGTAATGACTCGAATGTATAAGttgttgcattaaaaatattaaaaatataatgtatgtgtgaataacaattacataagaaatgaaaaatatattctaaaaaagttatataagaaaatacaaatttgaaaaattaactcgaaatgtaaaatgtgtaaatttaaaatcagttaaaaataattagcatCAACTTATTTCTTCTATAGAGAAAATgttttccaaattatttttaaaacaaaattttaatttttaaatttatttaaaattgattgtgAAAGAATGACATATTATCTGTTGcaacgatttaataaaaaatgaacaagcataattttataaaatgaattatgaaTACCTTCTTGCAACAATCTAGGCTAGTGCTGGCCAAAATGTGGGCCAGCGTGCCGAATCGGTGGAACAACATTGCGGTGAATTGTATGACCAATATGAGCGCGAAGAAGAAGACGAAGACGAGACCGATCGGCTCGAGTTGCAAATACTCTTTCGTGATATGTACCTGCAAAATCGCTctcttgtaaaatatgttacaaCGCGCGACAAAGCATGCTTTTTTGGAAAGAAATGCCGGACGAAGATAAAATCTATTTGCTcgtttaattttgaagaaaaagagattgagatttttaaatttaattaatttacattattaagtttttttctgtattatttatttttgtattattgtattttatcaaattatttttgcgagCACAGTAATCGATCGATCGCCATCAGGCATTTTTCCTTTGTACAATCAAATATACAACAAATTCTGTTAGCGATTAAAAAATCCATAATCGTTGGTGCGTCTTTCGTGCGTGTTAAGATTAACACATctatgtacacatacatatatatatatatatatatatatatatatatatatatatatatatatatatatatatatatatgcttataaacaaaataagacGAGCTCGGGGGTTGAACACTGAAAGCATTCACCACGTTACATACATTAGTGGTGTTCGTCCACAATTGGCGATATGGTGCACATGTCAGAGTTAGACAcaacgaaagagaaaagagaaacgcAGATCCGAAAATCTATAGATCTGTAGATTCTTGCAAATCTGAGAGTCTGCGATTACAAGACTTTTGTACAAAGGCGGATTTATAATTTCGTTCgatgtcaattttttaataacaattatttttattataaaataatattaattttaatataataacattcttcaatcttaattataaaaatattaattttgataacaataacatattctagttttaataataattttttgtaatattaacgctaataattttttcaagtattgaataaaatttagattttcatTCAAGAATTATTAGCATCAAAAATCTTGATCAACATCCTCTGTCTCCAGATTATCGCGATTTAATCGCgtcatgtaattaaattaacgagagatttaatttaatttcatgaatCTCGACGAATTTAATGAGAAAAGGTAAACGGAAGTATATGTTATTGTGATATTCAGGCGACTAATTTCTGGTTATATTCCTAGTCAGAACCACGAGAAATCATCTCCCCCGCTATTCCGTTCCATTTCATTCGACCCGGGTGATGAGGGTGAGGTACCTGTGTGAGAATATTAATCGGAGATCCACGTGCTGTCAAACGAGCCAGTTGTGttaattacacaaaaaaatatatacatattgaatgGAGCAGGTGCAACGTCATCGTACCGAAGATATAATGATCGCTCCCAGTGCGTTAAAATTCTCGCAATTCAACAAACGGATTTTGAGTGAGGTAtctaatcaattaaaaatgagaaagaagatCTGAATGTTAGAatcatggaaaaataaaaaatttaggaattaaaattatagaaattaagtatctaaaatttaaaatcaatgatatatgttcgatattaaaaactccaatttctttaatcattttcattaattttttaaattttctaatttttccaagtttaatgattttgataaatctCAGCAAGATCTAgagaatcataatttaaagaaaattgcataTCACGAGAATCCTAGCGCATCGAGGGCGACTTCAACAGGGAACACCATGGCACCGCATTAATCCTTTTCCCCCGCCTTGATGCTTGGTGATCGGATACCTCCGAGGTCTCCTCGACGTAGGTGATGTTGGTCTTGACGCCGAGCGGCCAGATAACGTGCAGCTGATCCTTGTTCAGCTGTAGCAAGAATACGATCAGAACGAACAACGCATTGAACATTAGAAAGGCGAACACGCTCTTGTTGCGTAGCTCGATCAGATCGGCGGCGATGCGGGCCTGTGTTGCGTGGCGCAAATGCAGgggaaacagaaaaaaagaaagagacggTACGAGATTAGAATAGTAAAAGAAAAGCTCCGTCGATCAATCCATCGATATCCGTCGATCTCGTCGTTAACGATCCGCTCGATTTATTTTGTAGGTTTAAATCTagatttaaatctaaattctCTTAACAGATCGTCAACGATCTATATTCGCGATCGAGGACGTGAGGCGCCGACGGAGCTGGCTTTACCTCCATGGTGCTAGCGTCATAAGAGACGTTCGTCTTGATGCCGAATGGCCACTTGATGTGCAACAAATCTTTGTTCAATTGCAGTAGAAAGACGATCAGGACGAAGAGGGCGTTCATCATAAAGAATGCAAAGACGCTCTGGTCGCGTAGGTCCTTGAGATCTTTGGCGATTCTTGCCTGACAGCATGGCGtacattaattcaaatattgtacaagtatgtggaatataattaataaataataaaccttTTCTGAATAAGTGGAAATGCATCtcagtttataaaaaaacgatCTTTTCtagttttgaaattaaattattctttttttagaccattgattatcttttaatttttctaatcaaattttatcgcTAGGCGGCACATCGCTTTGCGATTGTTGAAAGATGCAAAATCTATAGATCTTTGAGATTTTGAATCCTCAACAATTGCACGATTGTCAAACGAGAGATTAATGCGCGAAATAAGTTGTCTAAAAcatgaagataaatatttgtggaaggtaaaatttatttcttcaccCTTGATCGACGATAGCTTGCAGTGAAAGACGTATTGTATCGCAAGAGAGCTCGTTTTGATCccgaaaatttattctacaagatcaaaattaattcatattgaaatattataattacatttctatataaaagtttttgaaaatataaatgcaaaatgaaattttttcataatatgcaAAGGAAAATACggattagatataaaatcgGCTACATTCAAAGATTAAACACATTCTGaatctcataaaataaatctctttcaaaattcttctttcaatttctctactctttataaaaattaaaaaaaaaattaaagatctcCATTTGTTTAAcacatttgattataaattattcctaagtaaaattgtaaatttgttttgaCACAGAAAGAATATGTGGATTagcaaagttaaaaaattagaagttcgaaattttatagaaaaaattaaattttcttcacggttcatttaattcttaaatatagaataaaaattatttagcaattacgttaaaataatcttcaataaagtttttaaaaatgattattagttaaaataaaaatattaagaaattgctTTGACGTGATTACGTCATATTTGGAAAAGATGTATGAATCAAGAgaattacacaaaaaaaattttacgaaacaaATACAAGTTCTTTCAATTAAAGGAATAGAAATTCAAACCAGTTTCAGAATAGTTTGCCCATCGCGCGTTTTACCTTCTCCGCCTTGTCCTCGTCGATCGGATAGAGATACTTTTCTAATAAATCCTTCCAGAACTGCTCCTCCTGTAGCGACAGCACATCTACTTCGCCTTTCTTCAGACCATCGTCGTTCAACCAGTACGGCCGCGAGAGGAAGTTGCTGCCATCGCGATTACCCTCGGTATTCAGACTCGTCACTGTTTCCGTATCGCTGGCCTCTTCATCCTCAGCCGGATCTTCGCCAATGGCGCCGAGATGGTCGGCGGTTCGCGATCCCACGGACGAGGCTCTCCTCCTTCCAGAGGAATGAGGATCCACCGCTCTACAAGAGAATCTTTTTGAAAGcgtccaaaaaaattttaaataatttagataaaattcatCAGGTTGATTGTACTTCAAATATGTAAACTCTTTAAGAGAAGAAtactttgattaaatatttcgcgataattTTTCGTCGATTCCAGAAAATGAGAGTTTGTCTCGTTTCTACTTCCATACCTCTCGATAGTCTCGAGCCTCTTGCCAAGCTGCTCGAGCGATTCCGCGATCGCCACAAGTTGCTGTTTCTCGGCGGACGGTTTGCCATGGGTGCAAAGCAAACACTTGAACAAACCGGCCAGAGATATCTCGATGGAGCCTTGATCGTCGTCGTTGGTACCCGCGCCATTCTGCAGAAAACCAAGCAGGGACTTCTGCTTGGCCTTGCGTTTCGCTTCTTCCGCCTCCCGTTTCTCTTGCTCGAGTTCCTGAATCGCACAAGTGGCAATGACAAACAAAAGTGAAGAGAGATGCGATTCTTGCTCAACGATTTTCtcgttaattttaatgtgagtctcattaattaaatagattgtgtataatacaaaagaatattaataatctaaacCCATTAACGATTTTACTTgtcagataaatattttattataatattataatcttatttttaattttaaaaagctggAATATTTACAGGGTATCCTGATAGTGCAGATTAGTAGTCGGTTAGTAAAGTGGACGATTAATTACCGCGCATGTTTCCTTCGTTTTAATCTCCCGCGTACCCCACGCGATGTTGTTGAGATTGCATAGCGCGTATATGATTAGTAGGATGTACGTCGACGGCATCGCCAGATAATAGATCACACCGTACAACAGGCAGCCGATCTCATACGGATGCAGGAGACCCGCGATTGCAAACTCGCCCACAATGAGGAACAAGAACCAAGCGGTCGGCGACATCACGCTCTCCTTCACGATATTTATCGCGGTGGCGACAATCACTGCTACCATCACGATGGCATACGCAGTGCTGATCACAGCGGCCACTATCACCTGCCGTTATCCCCATCAATCCttgtatatatgcgtgtatgtTAATTGTTTTCCGTTTTAAGATAAGCCGAAGTGTGATGACGAAGCGAATAGTTGCAGGATTATTTAATGCAGAAGCCTTCATGATTAGTTCCCAGGATGCAATCTGCTTTGGTTATGCATGGAGAACGTTATAGTTCAACATGTCGTTATACatctatgtaatatgtaaatgaagaaagaaatgatgcaaaaaaaaaaaaaaaagaagaaatcgaCAATCATTATGGACGAACCTTTTTGGTCTTTTTCGTTTGCACTTCCCTAGTACCCCACGATACAACGTTAAGATTGATGATGGAATATAATATGAGGAGCAAGTACATGGACGGGATGGACAATAGATATATGATGCCGGGCACGATGCACCAGAATTCTTGCGGATGCAGACAGGCTGCTATGAAGAACGAGCTTGACAGTGATATGAGGAAGATCGCCGACGGCGAGCCTATACCGTCCTCGCCGAGCTGTAAAGCCGTACCTACGATCACCGCCATCATGATCATCGCGTACGCCGTTGACAGGATCTGGGCGCACAAAAGCTGAAAACCACTCACTCTTAATTTCTCCCGACGCATCTTGAAGATAAGCTGTCAATTCAACAGTGTTGGCTTGAAAAAATCGTAAATACCAGAATTTTtccgtaaaaattattttctttttctggaCGGATTTAAAAGCGCTTtgcgatgtaaaaaaaattatttcttgatgtgatatttatagtaatttttttttcctgaaaattatatgagaggaatgatatatatttcagctCTTTTGAATGAATCCAAGTTCGATTTTCGCgctttgtgaaaaattaatgtattacgaTATATTGTACGTTAATTAAGAATATGAAGACACAAATTGTGAGCAAAAGAGACGAACACGCGCAACAAAAAGCAGACAACGTgcgtaaaaaatgaaaaaaaaatggataccTGCACATTTGCTTTGCATGTGAAACAGACGATCATGAAGAGCAAGATaggaataatattgtaatagaaGCTGGTCCAATTGTCGATCTTGAAAGCCGCCACGAAAGCTCCCACCAACATGAGGAAGATCGTGCCGGGTCCCAGAATTGTACCACCtgaatttagaatattttaaatatattttatgacagcaagtgaaaaatttttctaatgcttCTACATCTTAATATTCAATCgttcaaacaaatatataaatatttttatttttttaaattctcttttcaatTGAATCAACGAGCACTTACCCATCAGCAGGATCTGATAAGAGATGTAGGGCAGTGAGATATTGTCGTTGATCTTAATTGTGCGTTTCGCGTCCATCAACAGATCCATAATATTCGCGATCGTGGAGGGTACCCAGCGACGTCGTTGATTATAGAACTCGTTGAATCCTTCCGGTGCGTGAGTATAAGCGTCGCTCGCAGCCGAATATTCCACCTAAATATGACAATACAAACGGCATTGAAATcagtattataagaaaaatgaagcaatttgcgataaaaagcTACTAAACTGCTACTTACTCTGTACCCTCTTTGCAATAACAACGTGCATAACCAACGGTCCTCGCCCTGATCATATTGCACGTAGTGCCTCGCTTCGTCGGATTTGGTCGTGTATTTCTTCATCACGTTGTCGTCCATCAAAGCCTTGCCACGAAACAGCGAGAAGCATCCGGGACTGCAAAGTACGCAGCCGATCATATGCTCGGTAGCCTTCTGCAGCCAGTGACCAATTGCGTACTCAAACATCTGGTACCACACCATTGGTcctgcaaattttataaaaaatgtcataataattataaattaagtaaatgtaaaaattctcttacggatatttagttataattatatttagtaaacaataataaattctctacattttctatcgatattaatatagcTACATTGGAAGAAcgattatgtgtataataaattaaaaaagtatattaataattatacagatttaatttattattacgttttttttaatatcaacgaaatataattcataattgaattaattcaattcattttaatcaattgttACAAATAGACGTTCGTTTAAATTGCCAAAACATGATCTCACCAGAGCCGACTGGATGAATTCGACCGCATGCAGCACCCAAGTTCTTATTCTTCTTCATCAGGTCCACGAGAAGCTTTACCGCCGCTGGTTGGAAATCGATGTCGCCGTCGAGTGTCAACAGATACGTATTTTCGGCGATCACTTCTTTGCGATCGACGCTGATCGGTAATTCCATTAGTCGATGTCCGAGCAGATAATACATGTACATTACCTAAATAAGTAAAGGAAATCGAGAAATCAAGAACTTGAGAAATTTGAGAAGTTATAAAGTTAAGGAATCGAGAAGAATACTACTTTAattcttaacaaaaataacaaactttaagtttatttattaaattaaagtaattctaattttgaaattctaaagtcctaaaattaaaaatttctgaattCTAGTTTCATCTCAAGAGAATGGAAAACTCACTTGGCTCCATCGCTTCCTGTGTCGGATTTTGCTCTTATCCTTCAGATGAGCGATCATCTTCGTCTTCCCGGGGAGAGTCCATACTAGTCGTCCGCCGTAAGGAGTTGGATATTTTTTGGGCGCTCTCACATGCATCCTCGTTTTGTGCACATCCGACGCGGCCTCGTCCAACGTGCCGACCAAAAGTTTCACGAATCTATTTACCTGCGACTCATTTTCGTCATGATCCGACAGCTCGAACGCGTCGTCGAAGAATATGTgagctaaaaaaataacagatatttGTAAagcaacaatataataatcgacAAGTGCTAATAGCACAGTTTATTCGATCGATGATGAATTATCGTTCGCCAGCTCACTTTCGAATTCGTAGTAATCGGGATCGACGACCTTGAGATACTTCTGAGCGACGCGCCGCGCACACTGGTCCTCATCCAGGCGCAGGAT contains:
- the LOC126856604 gene encoding mitochondrial coenzyme A diphosphatase NUDT8, producing MKLSVASTRPLLRAYSTVSKHHGDMINSALKAEVVLSESNRKTCIERFRSMQFPKMRNKDVPEAAILIPLCSYKGELGLLYTLRSIKLRSGGGQASFPGGMRDKSDADLQETALRETWEELKIPKEKIDVWTTGNLIGKTNVNVMPILAYVGEVVPEQLEINHDEVDEAFVISLQKLSDPELCSFTYFRKVNLTLPNYLGGKYRVWGFTGAITHFVLECLIPEVYKNKILNVQPLRKDLHREMTETKRTFEQDATRSKL